GCTGATCGCCGAGCACCAGACCGCCGGTCGCGGCCGGCACGGGCGCGGCTGGATCGCTTCTCCGCGGGCGCAGATCACGATGTCGGTTGGGGTGAGCGTTGTCGACGTCCCGGTCACGGGGTGGGGCTGGCTGCCACTGGCGACCGGTGTGGCGGTAGTTGACGCCGTCGCCCCGCTGCTGCAGGGGGCCGGGGTGGAATTGGGCCTCAAGTGGCCCAACGACGTGCTGGCCGGCCCGCCCGATTCCAAAGGCAAGCTGGCCGGAATCCTCGCCGAGGTCGCGCGGCCGGTAGTGGTAATTGGCCTGGGGCTCAACGTAACTCAGGCACCCGACCAGATCGACGGGGCGGGTGCGACCTCGCTGCTCGATCTTGGCGTGGCCGCGCCCGACCGCGACCAGCTGGTCCGCGCGGTGCTGCGAGAGCTCGGCGGGCGGATCGTCGGGTGGCAGGCCGCACGCGGGGCCGACTGGAAGTTGGCGGCCGACTACCGGGCGCGCAGCCTGACCATCGGCACCCGGGTGCGCGCCGCGCTGCCGGGCGGCAAGGAAATCGTCGGGACCGCCAGCGCCATCGACGATCACGGCCGGCTCTGTTTGGAGACCGGTCACGAGACCGTCGTCGTTTCGGCCGGTGACGTCGTACATCTGCGGGGCTAATGTCACCACATGAGCTATCCCGATAACGCCCTGGCCGCCGGGGAGCAGGTCGTCATCCATCGCCATCCGCACTGGAAGCGATTGATCTGGCCCGTCGTGATTTTCATCCTGGTGACGGGCCTGGCGGCGTTCGGGTCCGGCTACGTCAACTCCACGCATTGGGAACAGGTCGCCAAGAACATCATCCACGGCGTCATCTGGGGGATCTGGTTGGTGATCGTCGGCTGGCTGACGCTGTGGCCGTTTTTGACTTGGCTCACCACACATTTCGTCGTTACAAATCGCCGGGTGATGTATCGGCAAGGATTGCTGACCCGCAGCGGGATCGATATTCCGTTGGCGCGGATCAACAGTGTCGAATTCCGGGACAAGATTTGGGAGCGGATGTTTCGCACCGGGACGCTGATTATCGAATCGGCGTCACAAGATCCGTTGGAGTTCCACAACATTCCGCGGCTGCGCGAGGTACACGCGCTGCTGTATCACGAAGTTTTCGACACCCTGGGGTCCGAGGAGTCGGCGACCTGAGTGCTCCGGCTCGCCCGGTTGCGCCACGCGCGCAACATCGTGACGTTGCCGGACTCCACCTCGTCCTCGAAAACTTCGGCGATGCCGCCCGCGGTGAGGGCGGACTCCAGTGCCTTGTCGGGATTGCGGGCGTATTGGTCGGGAAACACCCAGCGCCGGAACGCCCAGAAGCGAAATGCCATCTGCAGCAGGTTGCCGATGATGTAGGCCGAGATGAAGTCGGCGATGTTTTCCACGGTCAGCGACACCATCGGCTCCCGCAGCTGCAGGATGTAGCTGGAAACCCACAGCGGCGCCATACTCAGCAGCACCCCCACCCCGCTGAACGCGAAGAACAGCAACGCCTCGTGGTGGCGCTCGCGGCCGCCGCGGTTGCGGAAGCTCCACTCCCGGTTCAGTACATAGGACGCGATGACCGCGACGATGCCCGCGATCACCTTGGCCGTCACCGGCTTGGTCTCGAGAATCGTCAGCTTGAGGGTGTAGAAAATTGCCGAGTCGATGATGAAGGTGGTGCCCCCGACGATGGCAAATTTGATGAATTCATGATGGCGCTCCGCATAGGGCTGAAAGGCCGCAGGCAAGCGCGCGATTGTGGCATCGGCGAAGGACACAAGACGTGAGTGTACGGATGGACGCGAAAACGGCGCAAAATGGTACATAACGATTTCGCGTCGCAGCCGGTCAACACGCCGTCAGGTGCCGTGACACCATGATTGCCGTGCCGAATACACGCACCCCGTTGGTCGCCATGGTGGGCGCCGGTCAACTAGCCCGGATGACGCATCAGGCCGCGATCGCACTGGGCCAGCGCCTGCGGGTGCTGGCCGGCTCCGACGACGAGCCCGCCGCGCAGGTCACGCCCGATGTGGTGATCGGTTCGCACACCGATCTGGAAGACCTGCGCCGCGTCGCCGCGGGCGCCGACGTGCTGACCTTCGACCACGAGCACGTCCCGACGGAGCTGCTGGAGAAGCTGGTCGCCGAGGGCGTCAACGTGGCACCGGCGCCGCAGGCCTTGCTGTACGCCCAGGACAAGCTCGTGATGCGCCACCGGCTGGAGGGCCTCGGCGCCGCCGTGCCGCGTTATCTCGGCCTGGATTCGCTCGAGGACATCGATCAGGTGGATGCCTTCGCGCGCCGTGTCGGTGCTGAGCTGGTGGTCAAGGCGGCCCGCGGGGGCTATGACGGCCGTGGCGTGCGGCTCGCGCGGGACCTGGCGGATGCCCGCGAGATCACCCGCGCCTACCTGGCCGACGGCGTGCCGGTGGTGCTCGAGGAGAGGGTGGCATTGCGCCGCGAATTGTCGGCGCTGGTGGCCCGTTCGCCGTTCGGGCAGGGGGCGGCCTGGCCGGTGGTCCAGACGGTACAACGCGACGGGATTTGCGTCCAAGTGATCGCGCCGGCGCCGGAGCTGTCCGAGCGCGTGGCCGCGGCCGCGCAGCAGTTGGCGCTGCGGCTGGCCGCGGAACTCGGCGTGGTCGGTGTGCTCGCCGTCGAGTTGTTTGAGACCCGCGAGGGTGCACTGCTGGTCAATGAGCTCGCGATGCGGCCGCACAACTCCGGGCACTGGACCATGGACGGCGCGCGCACCAGCCAGTTCGAACAGCATCTGCGGGCGGTGCTGGACTACCCGCTCGGCGACACCGATGCCATCGCTCCGGTGACAGTGATGGCCAACGTGC
The DNA window shown above is from Mycobacterium sp. Aquia_216 and carries:
- a CDS encoding GtrA family protein, with the protein product MSFADATIARLPAAFQPYAERHHEFIKFAIVGGTTFIIDSAIFYTLKLTILETKPVTAKVIAGIVAVIASYVLNREWSFRNRGGRERHHEALLFFAFSGVGVLLSMAPLWVSSYILQLREPMVSLTVENIADFISAYIIGNLLQMAFRFWAFRRWVFPDQYARNPDKALESALTAGGIAEVFEDEVESGNVTMLRAWRNRASRSTQVADSSDPRVSKTS
- a CDS encoding PH domain-containing protein, whose protein sequence is MSYPDNALAAGEQVVIHRHPHWKRLIWPVVIFILVTGLAAFGSGYVNSTHWEQVAKNIIHGVIWGIWLVIVGWLTLWPFLTWLTTHFVVTNRRVMYRQGLLTRSGIDIPLARINSVEFRDKIWERMFRTGTLIIESASQDPLEFHNIPRLREVHALLYHEVFDTLGSEESAT
- a CDS encoding biotin--[acetyl-CoA-carboxylase] ligase is translated as MDRDSLRPPLDAAALRNELVGTGLGWRQLDVVEQTGSTNADLLARAAAGTDVTGAVLIAEHQTAGRGRHGRGWIASPRAQITMSVGVSVVDVPVTGWGWLPLATGVAVVDAVAPLLQGAGVELGLKWPNDVLAGPPDSKGKLAGILAEVARPVVVIGLGLNVTQAPDQIDGAGATSLLDLGVAAPDRDQLVRAVLRELGGRIVGWQAARGADWKLAADYRARSLTIGTRVRAALPGGKEIVGTASAIDDHGRLCLETGHETVVVSAGDVVHLRG
- a CDS encoding 5-(carboxyamino)imidazole ribonucleotide synthase, which encodes MIAVPNTRTPLVAMVGAGQLARMTHQAAIALGQRLRVLAGSDDEPAAQVTPDVVIGSHTDLEDLRRVAAGADVLTFDHEHVPTELLEKLVAEGVNVAPAPQALLYAQDKLVMRHRLEGLGAAVPRYLGLDSLEDIDQVDAFARRVGAELVVKAARGGYDGRGVRLARDLADAREITRAYLADGVPVVLEERVALRRELSALVARSPFGQGAAWPVVQTVQRDGICVQVIAPAPELSERVAAAAQQLALRLAAELGVVGVLAVELFETREGALLVNELAMRPHNSGHWTMDGARTSQFEQHLRAVLDYPLGDTDAIAPVTVMANVLGAAHPPEMTAMSLDERLHHLYARMPDARVHLYGKAERPGRKVGHINFLGDAVADLPKLRERAELAAHWLSQGQWTDGWDPHG